A genomic stretch from Argiope bruennichi chromosome 2, qqArgBrue1.1, whole genome shotgun sequence includes:
- the LOC129958522 gene encoding uncharacterized protein LOC129958522 — translation MRSGDLLVEVASKKQAQQIIKLKALATIPITVQPHVSLNYSKGVITCGELFNVPLEEITHELRSQGVTHVRRITIRRDGQLLDTKHLILTFHSPKLPEFIYAGYIKLPVRHYIPNPLRCFQCQRFGHSKANCRGTVTCARCAEKGHESQQCTAQEKCVNCDGAHSSFSRECKRWVLEKQITELKVKEGIPYPEARRKILVQTPTQSLSYAAALQKPFCTNCSCSNCVKHKTQMKPQDKPLDSDTEQSTASAPETSKPETNKQKTKSNKTLKLKLAKRGLTTKDLPVKLKKSASKNSVALGLAKKGIVHKDLASIFGGASHSPDIKLHPSEDESELEMSCEDLATPTTASVHSPSKKIN, via the coding sequence ATGCGTTCTGGAGACTTGCTTGTGGAAGTTGCTTCTAAGAAACAAGCCCAACAAATCATCAAGTTAAAAGCACTAGCAACAATTCCTATCACTGTTCAACCCCATGTGTCTTTAAATTACTCTAAAGGTGTAATTACCTGTGGGGAATTGTTTAACGTACCGCTAGAGGAAATAACACATGAATTACGGAGTCAAGGAGTAACGCATGTACGCCGCATAACTATccggcgggatggacaactccttgaTACCAAGcatcttattttaacttttcactCTCCTAAATTGCCGGAGTTTATCTACGCTGGGTACATTAAATTACCAGTTAGGCACTATATTCCAAATCCACTCAGGTGTTTTCAGTGTCAACGTTTCGGCCACTCGAAAGCTAACTGCCGCGGGACTGTCACATGCGCCCGCTGTGCTGAGAAAGGCCACGAGAGCCAGCAGTGTACCGCACaggaaaagtgcgtgaactgcgatGGCGCACACTCATCCTTTTCGAGAGAATGCAAAAGGTGGGTTCTGGAGAAACAGATCACTGAACTAAAAGTAAAAGAAGGCATTCCGTATCCCGAAGCAAGACGAAAGATCTTAGTTCAAACGCCAACTCAAAGCTTAAGTTATGCCGCAGCTTTGCAAAAACCCTTCTGTACGAACTGTTCGTGTTCAAATTGCGTTAAACATAAAACGCAAATGAAACCCCAAGACAAACCATTAGATTCAGACACTGAACAATCTACAGCTAGTGCTCCTGAAACTTCAAAAccagaaacaaataaacaaaagactaAATCAAATAAAACTCTGAAATTGAAGCTTGCAAAACGTGGTCTTACAACAAAAGATCTCCCTGTGAAATTGAAAAAATCGGCATCCAAAAACTCCGTTGCTTTAGGGCTAGCGAAGAAGGGAATTGTCCATAAGGATCTGGCGTCCATCTTTGGTGGCGCTAGCCATAGCCCAGATATTAAATTGCATCCTTCAGAGGATGAATCGGAGCTGGAAATGAGTTGCGAAGACCTGGCAACTCCAACAACTGCATCAGTTCATTCCccttcaaaaaaaatcaattaa